The genomic region tttgtgatgttgcaccttttttttttttaggaatgAAGATCTGACCACATTTCATGTCCCGTTACAGTGCTCAATGGTGATAATGTATTAAATCTGTTCTACAGAACAACTGCTGGATTCTTTATGTCAAATCattacacaaataataataataataatacaaattagTATTTCACGTTGGTGCAACTTATCTACCCTGCATTACTCACTCACTAAtgcagagagaatgagagaggcTGGAAAaaccagaaaaacaagacattcCCTATAACTTTGTTGACGTAACCCTCAAAGGAAAAGCACTTCTTCTTTTCCACAGTCATGATATGCTGCTCATACGCTACAGTTCAGCTTTTGAAGAAGGTTGTGTACTCACACAGGATCCTTCTAAACTGCAACGCTTTGTAACATGAATTTAGGGCACTGTAGTTCAAGGTAGCGCTTGACTTTTCTGATTTGTGCTGGGATTGGTTCGGATCAGTTATGGTAGAAACGGACTGCTCTAATCATTCTTTGACAGCAATTAGAGTTCTGCGTGTCTCCCTGGTGGATCAACTGGAAGGACAGATTGACTCCCTGCTAGAGATCTTAGTAAGTCGGGAAGTGTTCACTCGTGATGACCGTGAGGAAGTGTTGTGTCGGTTGGGGCCCCGGGCTAGAGTACGAAAGGTGTTGGATATCCTGGAGTGTAAAGGTGAGGAAGCAGCCAAGATTTTCCTCTCCATTAGCAGTGATCATCAGCGAGAGGCACAGACGCACTCTAAAGAAGGCAACGCAGATCATCCCCTACCTGTAGGTATGCaatgaaaaaatgaaaccaaCACTGAGTTGTGGACTATATAATAGCACTGcaatataaaatgattttatgtaGCCTTACAGGCTAAATaagtttcctctcttttttcagAGTgcaacaaagtcaaacaaaagcacaaagacatCCTCAGGCGCAGGAGTGAGAGCATGCTCTTCTACAACACTCGTCACGGAGAGAAAATCCTGTTTTCTGAGCATTATGTCAACCTTCTGTTAGTCGATGGACACCAGGGCTTGGAGTTAAAAAGACATGAGGTACTGACATTTGGACAAAAGCGACTATCGTTGCAGCAGAAGTCGTCTGTGAATAGGAAAATCGAACCAGCTGAACTGTTTTCGAGCCCTAATGGAAAATGTCCAGCGAAGAAAGTTTTGGTGACAGGCGTGGCCGGTATTGGAAAAACCATCCTGGTGCAGAAAATGCTCTTCGATTTTGGCAGAAACATGGGTCATCTAGCGTTTGACTTCATCATCCATATGACCTTCAGGGACCTGAATCTGGTAGACAAACCCACAAACTTCCGGCAGCTGGTCTTGCGAAAGAACGGGCACCTCGCAAAAGACCTGGATAACATTTTAGCAAATGAAGACAAGCTGCTGATTATACTGGATGGCTTTGATGAGTTCAGACACTACAGGAGTTGTGATGTAGACGTATTCGTGACGGAGCCAGACGAAGATGCAGAGGTAGTGGAGGTTGTTGGGAGTCTGATGCAGGGCGAACTGCTACCCAATGCGTCTGTCATGCTCACAAGTCGACCCGCGGCCATAAACAACATCCCTGTGGGTTGCATCGACCGCTTTGTGCTCATCACTGGCTTCTCTTTGGCTGAAGTTCAAGACTTCTTCTCTCGTTATTTCCAAGATAGGGCCCTCGCTGACAGGATGTTTGCACTAGTATCAGCAAATGAGCTGATGCTGACACTGTGCTACATACCTGCATTTTGCTACATCGTCTGTTGCATCCTCAAACAAAGCAAGGATCTCTGCGGAGAAAGTCCTAAGACAATGACGGACATTTATGTGCAGTATCTAGTGGCTTTGCTTCGTTCTCACACTCAAACAAgagctgaaacatttcttccagagcaaacagcaggaaccacacagcagctgtctgaCACAGTGCTGAAGCTGGGCCAACTTGCCTTCCAAAAGCTGATGGAGCACCAAACTCTGTTTTACAGCAGCGACCGAGATGTCGCAGCGTTAGAGGGATGCGGCCTTGTCAGCACCTTCCTTGACAAGACTGTATCACAAGAGCCGGGCTGCACTGAAGACGTTTACTCCTTTGCCCACCTTACTGTTCAAGAGTTCTTTGCTGCAGTTTACTGTGCAGCGACTGATCACCCTTTACCTGACGCACTTCAGCATGCCACAATCCCCACAGAGGGGACAAACAATGGACATTTGGAACTTTTCAACCGCTTCCTGTCTGGAATCCTATCTGAGCGCAATGTTAATCTTCTGTCCAGGCAAGTGGGCCTGAGTTGccacaaagaaaaagtagaCACCTATCGCCAGAGGTTGGTCAGAGAACTTACAGTGCTTTGTGACAATGGGGCCCACATCCTAAATCATTTACACTGTCTGTTTGAGCAACAGGACCCCTCATTAGCCCTTGCTGTGCAACCAGCAACACTCCGACTTAATGTTAGTGATGAAACACTCTCTCAAATGGACTACAACGTCATAAAGTACTTCCTAAACCTCAAAAAGGGCAAAATATCAGAGCTGGATCTGACAGGGGTCGGAGTAAGCTGTGAGGCACTTAGAGATATTCAGTCCCTGCTGCTTAGATGTGGACATCTTTGGTAAGTTGAAGGTAAAGGTGGTATCTCTAAGATCACATAATCACTctcaaggttttgtttttcaatctGTGACATATTGCAATTCATGCATCAAGCCCTCTGCTCtggtttttcttctctttctaaaACTGAATTGCTGACCCCACTATTACATTTTTAAGGCTTGGAGAAAACAGCCTTGATATGGATGCAGTACAAGTCATTGCCAGCGTGCTGCGAGAGTCCGACCATATAACCGAGCTAGGGTAAGAT from Anabas testudineus chromosome 18, fAnaTes1.2, whole genome shotgun sequence harbors:
- the LOC113157590 gene encoding NLR family CARD domain-containing protein 3-like isoform X1, which gives rise to MVETDCSNHSLTAIRVLRVSLVDQLEGQIDSLLEILVSREVFTRDDREEVLCRLGPRARVRKVLDILECKGEEAAKIFLSISSDHQREAQTHSKEGNADHPLPVECNKVKQKHKDILRRRSESMLFYNTRHGEKILFSEHYVNLLLVDGHQGLELKRHEVLTFGQKRLSLQQKSSVNRKIEPAELFSSPNGKCPAKKVLVTGVAGIGKTILVQKMLFDFGRNMGHLAFDFIIHMTFRDLNLVDKPTNFRQLVLRKNGHLAKDLDNILANEDKLLIILDGFDEFRHYRSCDVDVFVTEPDEDAEVVEVVGSLMQGELLPNASVMLTSRPAAINNIPVGCIDRFVLITGFSLAEVQDFFSRYFQDRALADRMFALVSANELMLTLCYIPAFCYIVCCILKQSKDLCGESPKTMTDIYVQYLVALLRSHTQTRAETFLPEQTAGTTQQLSDTVLKLGQLAFQKLMEHQTLFYSSDRDVAALEGCGLVSTFLDKTVSQEPGCTEDVYSFAHLTVQEFFAAVYCAATDHPLPDALQHATIPTEGTNNGHLELFNRFLSGILSERNVNLLSRQVGLSCHKEKVDTYRQRLVRELTVLCDNGAHILNHLHCLFEQQDPSLALAVQPATLRLNVSDETLSQMDYNVIKYFLNLKKGKISELDLTGVGVSCEALRDIQSLLLRCGHLWLGENSLDMDAVQVIASVLRESDHITELGLGWANIGDDELLVISNAIRAKKKLEELWLEGNRVTNRGLVSLADLTPNPLRKVVAIWNDFTDTEPETLSTQDSITVNFTDDIMWEEWRKWVIKRCEISSNEKLLMVLHKVCNVPVHCLETQWARTLYKQLSQLVQHRIEFCTDDDICKKLKKFNSVLNL
- the LOC113157590 gene encoding NLR family CARD domain-containing protein 3-like isoform X2 gives rise to the protein MLFYNTRHGEKILFSEHYVNLLLVDGHQGLELKRHEVLTFGQKRLSLQQKSSVNRKIEPAELFSSPNGKCPAKKVLVTGVAGIGKTILVQKMLFDFGRNMGHLAFDFIIHMTFRDLNLVDKPTNFRQLVLRKNGHLAKDLDNILANEDKLLIILDGFDEFRHYRSCDVDVFVTEPDEDAEVVEVVGSLMQGELLPNASVMLTSRPAAINNIPVGCIDRFVLITGFSLAEVQDFFSRYFQDRALADRMFALVSANELMLTLCYIPAFCYIVCCILKQSKDLCGESPKTMTDIYVQYLVALLRSHTQTRAETFLPEQTAGTTQQLSDTVLKLGQLAFQKLMEHQTLFYSSDRDVAALEGCGLVSTFLDKTVSQEPGCTEDVYSFAHLTVQEFFAAVYCAATDHPLPDALQHATIPTEGTNNGHLELFNRFLSGILSERNVNLLSRQVGLSCHKEKVDTYRQRLVRELTVLCDNGAHILNHLHCLFEQQDPSLALAVQPATLRLNVSDETLSQMDYNVIKYFLNLKKGKISELDLTGVGVSCEALRDIQSLLLRCGHLWLGENSLDMDAVQVIASVLRESDHITELGLGWANIGDDELLVISNAIRAKKKLEELWLEGNRVTNRGLVSLADLTPNPLRKVVAIWNDFTDTEPETLSTQDSITVNFTDDIMWEEWRKWVIKRCEISSNEKLLMVLHKVCNVPVHCLETQWARTLYKQLSQLVQHRIEFCTDDDICKKLKKFNSVLNL